The following nucleotide sequence is from Flavobacteriales bacterium.
AAGGAAGAATATACCGACAAGGACCCCAAACGCGTCAGGAAGGAATCCGGCCCAGCCGGCCAACCACCGCGAAAGCCGAAATTCAATTTTAGTTTTTACTGGGTATACATCGTTATCTTTCTGATCATTGCCGCCATCAACGTATTTACCTGGGGCAATGAGGTGAAGGATGTCTCCTACACCAAGTTCGAACAGGAGCTGCTGAAGGAACATCACGTGGAAAAGATCGTGGTGGTGAATGATGAGTTTGCGGAGATCTATATCAAGAAAGCAAGCCTGGAAGCAAACCCCGATAAGTTCAAGGATGTTACCAAACGTTCCAACGCCATCTTTGATAACTCCGGTCCACAGTACACCCTGAAGATCGGTTCGGCGGATCACCTGCAGAAACGACTGGACGAGATTCAGAAGGATTTCAAACCGGAAGACAAGATCAACCTGGAGTTTGACACACGCCGCGATGTGCTGAGCAGCTGGCTGGGTTACCTCCTGCCCTTCATCATCCTCATCGCCATATGGGTATTCATCATGCGCCGTATGAGCGGCGGCGGGGTCGGCGGAAGCCAGATCTTCAATATCGGAAAATCCCGCGCCACCCTCTTCGATAAGGATACGCAGGTCTCCGTGACATTCGACGATGTGGCCGGATTGGAAGGTGCCAAGATCGAGATCAAAGAGATCGTTGACTTCCTGAAAAACCCGAAAAAATACACGACCCTCGGCGGAAAGATCCCCAAAGGTGCATTGCTGGTGGGCCCTCCAGGAACGGGTAAGACCCTTATCGCAAAGGCCGTTGCCGGTGAAGCCAAAGTCCCTTTCTTCTCCCTGTCGGGTTCTGACTTTGTGGAGATGTTCGTGGGCGTAGGTGCCTCCCGGGTGCGTGACCTTTTCAAACAGGCCAAGGAAAAAGCGCCCTGTATCGTATTCATCGATGAGATCGATGCCATCGGACGGTCCAGGGGAAGACGCATCACACAGGCCGCCAACGACGAACGTGAAAATACCCTCAACCAGCTTCTGACGGAGATGGACGGCTTCGGCACCAACAGCGGAGTCATCATCCTGGCCGCCACCAACCGCGCAGATATCCTGGACCGCGCCCTGCTCAGACCGGGCAGGTTCGACCGTCTGATCTACGTGGAGCTGCCCGACCTGAAGGAAAGGGAAGATATTTTCAAGGTGCACCTGAAGCCTATCAAGCTGGATACCGCACTGGACATCGCCTTCCTGGCACGTCAGACCCCCGGTTTCTCCGGCGCCGATATCGCCAATGTATGTAATGAAGCCGCTTTGATCGCCGCACGTAACAACAGGAGTTTTGTAAGCAAACAGGACTTCCTGGATGCGGTGGATCGGATCATCGGCGGTATGGAGAAGAAGAACAAGATCATAACCATGGACGAGAAAAAGGTGATCGCCTACCACGAAGCCGGACACGCCACCGTCAGCTGGCTGGTGGAA
It contains:
- the ftsH gene encoding ATP-dependent zinc metalloprotease FtsH is translated as MKEEYTDKDPKRVRKESGPAGQPPRKPKFNFSFYWVYIVIFLIIAAINVFTWGNEVKDVSYTKFEQELLKEHHVEKIVVVNDEFAEIYIKKASLEANPDKFKDVTKRSNAIFDNSGPQYTLKIGSADHLQKRLDEIQKDFKPEDKINLEFDTRRDVLSSWLGYLLPFIILIAIWVFIMRRMSGGGVGGSQIFNIGKSRATLFDKDTQVSVTFDDVAGLEGAKIEIKEIVDFLKNPKKYTTLGGKIPKGALLVGPPGTGKTLIAKAVAGEAKVPFFSLSGSDFVEMFVGVGASRVRDLFKQAKEKAPCIVFIDEIDAIGRSRGRRITQAANDERENTLNQLLTEMDGFGTNSGVIILAATNRADILDRALLRPGRFDRLIYVELPDLKEREDIFKVHLKPIKLDTALDIAFLARQTPGFSGADIANVCNEAALIAARNNRSFVSKQDFLDAVDRIIGGMEKKNKIITMDEKKVIAYHEAGHATVSWLVEHASPLVKVTIVPRGKSLGAAWYLPEERQITTTDQMLDEICATLGGRAAEEVIFGKISTGALNDLEKVTKQAMAMVTIYGLNDKIGNLSYYDSTGQSEYNISKPYSEKTAQLIDEEISRIVEQQYIRAKEILMKNKDKLMRLAEQLLKKEVIFKEDLEDIFGERPFRKKEEVDSKDAKAEKPEDHPLPDGTIRTELPASGNENGGVPEKTVPPGSPEAPMNNGDSASEGAKQTELNL